In a genomic window of Streptomyces sp. SJL17-4:
- a CDS encoding MFS transporter — translation MAAARSPARSEDHAGPLRRAGRKVGRALHLPFTGTAKGIRKATHAHGAGESGLGKLIELHAVNGAGDVMITVALASTVFFSVPTDEARGRVALYLAVTMAPFTLLAPVIGPLLDRIPHGRRAAMAGAMLTRAVLAIMMSGAVATGGIELYPAALGVLVASKAYGVVRSAVVPRLLPPTFSLVKANSRVTLAGLLATGIAAPIGAGLQVLGPRYPLYGACALFLLGTFWALRMPHKVDSAKGERRAHLLTHGERKPSLRTVGPSVLHGLEANAAQRMLSGFLIFFLAFLLREHPLSGQSAAVSLGIVGVAAGVGNACGTAMGSLLRDRGHGPEVIIATMISVVCATAICTAIFFGGVMVAVLGAVAGLTQALSKLSLDALIQRDVPEVVRTSAFARSETALQMAWVVGGAIGIALPLNGSLGMAVAAGILATGALLAVRGLLTAARRRPGPKGRSKARVA, via the coding sequence GTGGCAGCCGCACGGTCCCCCGCACGATCCGAAGATCATGCCGGACCGCTCCGCCGAGCGGGCCGGAAGGTCGGCCGTGCCCTGCACCTGCCGTTCACGGGGACCGCGAAGGGCATCCGCAAGGCCACCCACGCCCATGGCGCGGGCGAGTCGGGGCTCGGGAAACTGATCGAGCTGCACGCGGTGAACGGCGCCGGGGACGTCATGATCACCGTCGCCCTCGCCTCCACCGTCTTCTTCTCCGTCCCCACCGACGAGGCCCGCGGCCGCGTCGCCCTGTACCTCGCCGTCACCATGGCCCCCTTCACCCTCCTCGCCCCGGTGATCGGGCCGCTCCTCGACCGCATCCCGCACGGGCGGCGGGCCGCCATGGCCGGCGCGATGCTGACCCGGGCGGTCCTCGCGATCATGATGTCGGGGGCGGTCGCCACCGGCGGCATCGAGCTGTACCCGGCGGCGCTCGGCGTCCTGGTGGCCTCGAAGGCGTACGGGGTGGTGCGCAGCGCCGTCGTACCCCGGCTCCTGCCACCGACCTTCTCGCTGGTGAAGGCGAACTCCCGGGTCACCCTGGCCGGGCTGCTCGCCACCGGCATCGCCGCGCCCATCGGTGCCGGGCTCCAGGTGCTCGGGCCCCGCTATCCGCTGTACGGCGCGTGCGCGCTGTTCCTGCTCGGGACGTTCTGGGCGCTGCGGATGCCGCACAAGGTGGACTCGGCGAAGGGTGAGCGGCGGGCGCACCTGCTGACGCACGGCGAGCGGAAGCCGAGCCTGCGGACGGTGGGGCCCTCGGTGCTGCACGGTCTGGAGGCGAACGCGGCGCAGCGGATGCTGTCGGGTTTCCTGATCTTCTTCCTGGCGTTCCTGCTGCGCGAGCACCCGCTGTCGGGGCAGAGCGCCGCCGTCTCCCTGGGGATCGTGGGCGTGGCGGCGGGCGTGGGCAACGCCTGCGGCACGGCGATGGGCTCGCTCCTGCGGGACCGGGGGCACGGGCCCGAGGTGATCATCGCCACGATGATCAGCGTGGTCTGCGCCACGGCGATCTGTACGGCGATCTTCTTCGGCGGGGTGATGGTGGCCGTCCTGGGCGCGGTCGCGGGCCTCACCCAGGCCCTGTCGAAGCTGTCCCTGGACGCGCTGATCCAGCGGGACGTGCCGGAGGTCGTACGGACCTCGGCGTTCGCGCGTTCCGAGACGGCGCTGCAGATGGCGTGGGTGGTGGGTGGCGCGATCGGCATCGCCCTGCCCCTGAACGGGTCCCTGGGCATGGCGGTGGCGGCCGGGATCCTGGCCACGGGCGCGCTCCTCGCCGTACGGGGGCTGCTCACGGCGGCCCGGCGGCGGCCGGGGCCGAAGGGGCGGTCGAAGGCGCGGGTGGCGTAG
- a CDS encoding DUF2771 domain-containing protein: protein MTVAFFSGSRRRAAVALGAVSAGLLVLSACDKPTPIATVTVGSDSIHSEAACYNDGEAIKESQIQQCLNKKAEKSITVAMDDKIRFGVDPEIADNGWTIFLGGQQAEPEPYKKTYRTIPASAFFSSQTGEATDTSQVTIVENTGKKLTGIWHFQLKKES, encoded by the coding sequence ATGACCGTTGCGTTCTTCTCCGGCTCGCGCCGCCGGGCCGCCGTCGCCCTCGGGGCCGTCTCCGCCGGGCTCCTCGTTCTCTCCGCCTGCGACAAGCCGACTCCGATCGCGACCGTGACGGTCGGGTCCGACTCGATCCACTCCGAGGCCGCCTGCTACAACGACGGCGAAGCCATCAAGGAGTCGCAGATCCAGCAGTGCCTCAACAAGAAGGCCGAGAAGTCCATCACCGTGGCGATGGACGACAAGATCCGCTTCGGGGTCGACCCCGAGATCGCGGACAACGGCTGGACCATCTTCCTCGGCGGCCAGCAGGCCGAGCCGGAGCCGTACAAGAAGACGTACCGGACCATTCCGGCCAGCGCCTTCTTCTCCAGCCAGACCGGCGAGGCCACCGACACCTCCCAGGTGACCATCGTCGAGAACACCGGCAAGAAGCTGACCGGTATCTGGCACTTCCAGCTGAAGAAGGAATCCTGA